The following proteins are co-located in the Desulfatitalea tepidiphila genome:
- a CDS encoding sigma-54-dependent transcriptional regulator has protein sequence MPLTPNPPRPILIVDDEVNILLAVDTTLQMAGLNHTITCQDSRRVMDVLADSPVETILLDLNMPNVDGHRLLDDVRRDYPDIPVIIVTGAVDVDTAVRCIKAGAFDYIVKPVEPERLLTAVHRAIAFQQLQRENRSLRHHLLGDGLEHPEVFTAIITRNKKMLAIFQYVEAIAATSQPVLIRGETGVGKELIAQTIHQLSGLKGRFVAVNIAGLDDTVFSDTLFGHVKGAFTGAESPRGGLIEQADGGTLFLDEIGDLAPASQVKLLRLLQEGEYFALGSDVARPANARIIAATNQRLTELLDLGRFRKDLNYRLQTHRIYIPPLRERLDDIPLLLDHFVADAAERLGKPKPTVPQELIPLLASHAFPGNVRELESMVFDAVSRHRSGELSLDSFRAHIGRDGLPRSPLPAHTTGNGGHTLLFPTNLPTIREATQMLIREALDRCGGNQSKAARLLGVSQQALSKRLKSDKPEK, from the coding sequence ATGCCGCTGACGCCCAATCCACCCCGGCCCATACTCATCGTGGACGACGAGGTCAATATCCTGCTGGCCGTGGATACCACCTTGCAGATGGCGGGCCTGAACCATACCATCACCTGCCAGGACAGCCGCCGGGTCATGGACGTGCTGGCCGACAGCCCCGTGGAAACGATTCTGCTCGACCTGAATATGCCCAACGTGGATGGCCATCGGCTCCTCGACGATGTGCGTCGCGATTATCCGGACATACCGGTCATCATTGTCACCGGGGCCGTGGACGTGGATACCGCCGTGCGCTGCATCAAGGCCGGGGCGTTTGACTACATCGTCAAGCCGGTCGAACCGGAACGGCTGCTCACGGCCGTCCACCGGGCCATCGCCTTTCAGCAACTCCAGCGCGAAAACCGCTCCCTGAGGCATCATCTGCTGGGCGACGGCTTGGAGCATCCGGAAGTTTTCACCGCCATCATCACGCGAAATAAAAAGATGCTCGCCATCTTCCAATATGTGGAAGCCATCGCCGCCACCAGCCAGCCGGTTCTGATCCGCGGGGAAACCGGTGTAGGCAAAGAACTGATCGCCCAGACCATTCATCAGTTGAGCGGCTTGAAGGGCCGTTTCGTGGCGGTCAACATCGCCGGGTTGGACGACACCGTTTTTTCCGATACCCTCTTCGGCCATGTCAAAGGCGCCTTTACCGGCGCCGAAAGTCCGCGCGGCGGCCTGATCGAACAGGCCGACGGCGGCACCCTGTTTCTGGACGAAATCGGCGACCTGGCGCCGGCCTCCCAGGTCAAACTTCTGCGCCTGCTGCAGGAAGGCGAATACTTTGCCTTGGGGTCCGACGTCGCCCGGCCCGCCAATGCGCGCATCATCGCCGCCACCAATCAGCGGCTCACCGAGCTGCTCGACCTGGGACGCTTCCGCAAGGATCTCAACTACCGCCTGCAGACCCATCGGATCTATATTCCGCCCCTCAGGGAACGGTTGGACGATATCCCGCTGCTGCTCGACCATTTCGTCGCCGATGCCGCCGAACGCCTGGGCAAACCCAAACCCACAGTTCCCCAGGAGCTCATCCCGCTATTGGCCAGTCACGCTTTTCCGGGCAATGTCCGCGAACTGGAATCCATGGTCTTCGATGCAGTCAGCCGCCACCGGTCAGGGGAGCTCTCGCTGGACTCCTTTCGGGCCCATATCGGTCGCGACGGCTTGCCGAGAAGCCCTTTGCCGGCCCATACGACGGGGAATGGCGGCCACACCCTGTTGTTTCCCACGAACCTGCCGACCATCAGGGAAGCGACCCAAATGCTGATTCGGGAGGCCCTGGATCGCTGTGGCGGCAACCAGTCCAAGGCCGCCAGGCTTTTAGGGGTTTCCCAGCAGGCCCTGAGCAAACGCTTGAAATCGGACAAACCAGAAAAATAG
- a CDS encoding L-lactate MFS transporter, translated as MNQIKNRGWSVTMAGLGINLALGILYTWSIFKQAIKDSVMARDGVFNWDIASLNDPFAVCCLMFTVAMVFAGRLQDKLSPRLTAAIGGILTGVGLIVISQSNSLFAWILGFGILTGLGLGFGYASATPPAIKWFPASKTGMIAGLVVAGFGLASVYIAPLSNYLIAGFGLSRAMLIFGVSFLTVVCLLSMFLVNPPQGYVPAGAATVGKGIDKPAKPAVDFSPTDMLKTGSFYKLWVMYFIGAGAALIIIGGVAGMAKESMGELAWVVVALMAIGNAGGRIAAGVISDKIGRTKTLLIMMSLQSAVILSLLFIGESEAVLLVSAATLVGFNYGTNLSLFPSVTKDYFGLKNFGMNYGLLFSAWGIGGFIFPRVSQMIVAQTGTQKTAYLLCSILLAASALVSLMTKAPEPVEGRLGLWAQLKAKIDFARAQPIDVYLGSRYI; from the coding sequence ATGAATCAGATCAAGAACAGAGGCTGGAGCGTCACCATGGCCGGACTGGGAATCAACCTGGCATTGGGGATCCTTTACACGTGGAGTATTTTCAAACAGGCGATCAAGGATTCGGTGATGGCCCGGGACGGTGTGTTCAATTGGGATATCGCTTCGCTCAACGATCCCTTCGCGGTCTGCTGCCTGATGTTCACGGTGGCCATGGTTTTTGCGGGTCGGCTCCAGGACAAACTCAGCCCGCGGTTGACCGCCGCCATCGGCGGTATCCTCACAGGTGTCGGCCTCATCGTTATTTCCCAGTCCAACTCCCTGTTCGCCTGGATCCTGGGCTTCGGTATTTTAACCGGTCTGGGCCTCGGGTTTGGATACGCCTCGGCCACACCTCCGGCCATCAAATGGTTTCCGGCCTCCAAAACAGGAATGATCGCGGGTCTGGTGGTGGCCGGATTCGGCTTGGCTTCGGTCTACATCGCACCGTTGTCGAATTATCTCATTGCCGGCTTCGGCCTCAGCCGCGCCATGCTCATTTTCGGGGTATCGTTTCTGACCGTGGTCTGCCTGCTCTCCATGTTTCTGGTAAATCCGCCCCAGGGGTATGTTCCTGCAGGTGCGGCAACAGTTGGCAAGGGGATTGACAAACCGGCCAAGCCGGCGGTCGATTTTTCGCCCACGGATATGCTCAAGACAGGTTCCTTCTATAAACTGTGGGTCATGTACTTCATCGGCGCAGGCGCCGCCCTGATCATCATCGGCGGCGTGGCCGGCATGGCCAAGGAGAGCATGGGCGAACTGGCCTGGGTGGTGGTCGCGCTCATGGCCATCGGTAATGCCGGCGGGCGCATCGCCGCCGGCGTCATCTCCGACAAGATCGGTCGGACCAAAACCTTGTTGATCATGATGAGCCTTCAATCGGCCGTCATCCTGTCGCTACTCTTCATTGGAGAGTCCGAGGCCGTCCTCCTGGTTTCCGCCGCCACGCTGGTGGGATTCAACTACGGCACCAATCTCTCCTTGTTCCCGTCGGTGACCAAGGACTATTTCGGGTTGAAAAATTTCGGAATGAATTACGGCCTGCTCTTTTCGGCCTGGGGCATCGGCGGGTTTATTTTCCCCCGTGTCTCGCAAATGATCGTGGCACAAACCGGCACCCAGAAAACTGCCTACCTCCTGTGCAGTATCCTGCTGGCGGCCAGTGCTCTGGTCTCGCTGATGACCAAGGCCCCCGAACCCGTGGAAGGCAGACTCGGCTTGTGGGCGCAACTCAAGGCGAAGATCGATTTTGCCAGGGCGCAGCCGATCGATGTCTATCTCGGATCACGCTACATCTGA
- a CDS encoding radical SAM protein, whose protein sequence is MTKPPRLVTAVVANDKGEIFDLAGYAAVGADGPLKQPLDVSQTLNLPPGSELMYLPDRTPLLYDLQQKRLVLLPEDPYTPGNAIFPVAAFNSPGYMITHTAAYEERPQAGFLPLFSYGAVGWHRGKFRSAAVQVDAEPRQDLRRMPLDKIEAGVRRMRRELSDNRLRAHLEKCALTYGCPAGKNFFLSRYEAPLPTSSTCNARCLGCISLQMDGAMPSSQDRIAFTPTAEEIAAVALTHIMRVDRAVVSFGQGCEGDPLMQTDVICDAIGLIRSKTDRGTINMNTNGSMPERIGRLLTAGLDSLRFSINSVRKSCYEAYFRPRGYAFEDVLDGIDVALRHGAHVAINYLNCPGFSDTPEECEALLNFLNAHPIHMIQWRNLNFDPVRYLNIMNAVTVHSAPLGVQAVLNCVRMAHPKLQFGYFNPPKEAFY, encoded by the coding sequence ATGACCAAGCCCCCAAGACTTGTCACGGCCGTAGTGGCCAATGACAAAGGAGAAATATTCGACCTGGCCGGCTACGCCGCCGTAGGTGCCGACGGGCCCCTGAAGCAGCCGCTGGATGTGTCGCAGACCCTTAATCTGCCCCCGGGCAGTGAACTGATGTATCTGCCGGACCGAACGCCATTGCTCTATGACTTGCAGCAGAAACGCCTGGTGTTGTTGCCCGAGGACCCGTACACTCCTGGAAACGCCATCTTCCCTGTGGCGGCCTTTAATTCACCGGGATACATGATCACCCATACCGCAGCCTACGAGGAGCGACCCCAAGCCGGATTCCTGCCGCTTTTTTCATATGGCGCAGTGGGCTGGCACCGTGGAAAGTTCCGATCGGCCGCCGTCCAGGTCGATGCGGAACCGCGCCAGGATCTGCGGCGTATGCCCCTGGACAAGATAGAGGCGGGGGTGCGTCGCATGCGACGGGAGCTCTCCGATAACCGGTTGAGAGCGCATCTGGAAAAATGTGCCCTGACCTACGGCTGCCCGGCCGGCAAAAACTTTTTCCTGAGCCGCTACGAAGCCCCCCTGCCGACCTCCTCCACCTGCAATGCCCGCTGCCTGGGATGCATCTCCCTTCAGATGGACGGCGCCATGCCCAGCAGCCAGGATCGCATCGCCTTTACACCAACGGCCGAAGAGATCGCCGCCGTGGCCCTGACGCACATCATGCGGGTCGATCGGGCCGTCGTCAGTTTCGGCCAGGGGTGTGAGGGGGACCCCTTGATGCAAACCGATGTCATCTGCGACGCCATCGGGCTGATCCGCTCTAAAACCGATCGAGGCACCATCAATATGAATACCAACGGCAGCATGCCCGAACGCATCGGCCGGCTGCTGACGGCCGGTTTGGACAGCCTGCGGTTCAGCATCAACAGCGTTCGCAAATCTTGCTACGAGGCCTACTTCCGGCCCAGGGGATATGCTTTTGAAGATGTGCTCGACGGCATTGATGTGGCCTTGCGGCACGGCGCCCATGTGGCAATCAACTATTTGAATTGCCCGGGATTTTCAGATACGCCGGAAGAATGCGAAGCCTTGCTGAATTTCCTCAATGCTCATCCCATTCATATGATCCAGTGGCGCAACCTGAATTTCGATCCGGTCCGCTACCTGAACATCATGAATGCAGTGACCGTTCATTCAGCACCGCTGGGCGTCCAAGCGGTTCTTAATTGCGTGCGCATGGCCCACCCGAAGCTGCAGTTCGGCTATTTCAACCCCCCCAAGGAGGCCTTTTATTGA
- the mgtE gene encoding magnesium transporter codes for MSQALNFIPLWMADDPAARQEAIVALRNEHPSDIAEVLVENEVEPSKIVEILSDVGNHKAIEAFAQLPIETQEDCLEAANAQTMLRFVENMEPDDRVDLLKAVDDEVREAIMPLIAQAERNAIRKLWHYEEGQAGAVMTTEYAMLPKYLTVATALEKLRLQAPNKETIYYVYITDEDRHLIGITSLRDLIMSKPRATLDTIMETNAISVPHDLDIEEVAAVISKYDLLAVPVVDKDNRLLGIITVDDVIDIIEAESTEDFQRISAVLPFDEQYFKRPLPRLFWSRFLWLAVLLFTSLISTTIMEMNAAVLNQMLALAFFIPMVMGTCGNAGTQSATMMVRSMALGEVSPTDFGRVFRRELVMGLLLGGALGLMAYFRVFLQDHDMVLGIIVATALLATLLTANLIGGLMPLVLKKLKLDPALTAGPFIATIIDALGIAIYFYIAFILMKVF; via the coding sequence ATGTCCCAAGCGCTCAATTTCATTCCGCTATGGATGGCCGACGACCCAGCCGCCCGTCAAGAAGCGATCGTGGCACTTCGCAACGAACACCCCTCCGACATTGCCGAGGTGTTGGTCGAAAACGAGGTGGAACCCTCCAAGATCGTTGAAATTCTTTCCGATGTCGGCAATCACAAGGCCATAGAGGCATTTGCCCAACTGCCCATCGAAACCCAGGAGGACTGCCTGGAGGCGGCCAATGCCCAGACCATGCTTCGTTTCGTGGAGAACATGGAGCCGGATGACCGCGTGGATTTGCTCAAGGCCGTCGACGACGAGGTGCGCGAGGCCATCATGCCGCTCATCGCCCAGGCCGAGCGCAATGCCATCCGCAAACTGTGGCACTATGAGGAGGGCCAGGCCGGCGCAGTCATGACCACCGAATACGCCATGCTCCCCAAATACCTGACGGTGGCCACGGCACTGGAAAAACTGCGCCTGCAAGCTCCCAACAAAGAAACCATCTATTATGTTTACATTACCGATGAGGATCGCCATCTCATCGGCATCACCTCCCTTCGGGATCTGATCATGTCCAAACCGCGGGCCACCCTGGATACCATCATGGAAACCAATGCGATCAGCGTGCCCCACGATCTGGATATCGAAGAGGTGGCCGCCGTCATCTCCAAATACGACCTGCTGGCCGTACCGGTGGTGGACAAGGACAACCGCTTGCTCGGCATCATTACCGTCGACGACGTCATCGACATCATCGAGGCCGAAAGCACCGAAGACTTCCAGCGCATTTCGGCGGTGTTGCCGTTCGACGAGCAATATTTCAAAAGGCCGCTCCCCCGCTTGTTCTGGAGCCGTTTCTTGTGGCTGGCCGTATTGTTGTTCACCTCGTTGATCTCCACGACCATCATGGAGATGAATGCGGCGGTACTCAACCAGATGCTCGCGCTGGCTTTTTTCATTCCCATGGTCATGGGCACCTGCGGTAACGCCGGCACCCAATCGGCCACCATGATGGTGCGCAGCATGGCCCTGGGTGAAGTCTCTCCGACCGATTTCGGTCGCGTTTTTCGACGCGAACTGGTAATGGGCCTGCTGTTGGGCGGTGCCCTGGGACTGATGGCCTATTTCCGCGTTTTTTTGCAGGATCATGACATGGTCCTGGGGATCATCGTGGCCACCGCCCTGCTGGCGACACTGTTGACCGCCAACCTGATCGGCGGGTTGATGCCCCTGGTGCTTAAAAAATTGAAACTCGATCCGGCCCTGACCGCCGGGCCTTTCATCGCCACGATTATCGACGCATTAGGGATCGCCATCTATTTTTATATTGCCTTTATCTTGATGAAAGTTTTCTAA
- the prmA gene encoding 50S ribosomal protein L11 methyltransferase gives MQWMAARVAFHSENEELTADLITSAFQDLGVTGVVVDDPHLTPAEGWGDDAVPLPTEPAVSGYLAMDERLEQRRFDLENALADLARRHPMNYSVQYKTVDEQDWAESWKAFFYPEQITPTMVVKPTWRDYTPTSGQQVIEIDPGMAFGTGSHPTTALCVQLLETYMRPGQAVLDVGTGSGILLIAAAKLGAGRLTGVDLDPVAVTVAEANLRQNHIPTDRYELRCGDLTDTIDATYDGVVANILADVILELLDRLVPVLKPGGWLICSGIIQSQRDSVARKMTARGFRVETILERGDWVALAGRLRP, from the coding sequence ATGCAATGGATGGCCGCTCGGGTGGCATTTCACAGTGAAAACGAAGAATTGACGGCCGACCTGATCACATCCGCCTTCCAGGACCTGGGGGTGACCGGCGTGGTGGTGGACGACCCCCATCTGACACCGGCCGAGGGATGGGGCGACGATGCCGTACCCCTGCCCACCGAACCGGCCGTGTCGGGCTACCTGGCCATGGATGAGCGCCTGGAGCAGCGGCGTTTTGACCTGGAAAACGCCTTGGCCGATCTGGCCCGAAGGCATCCCATGAATTATTCGGTGCAATACAAGACCGTGGACGAACAGGATTGGGCCGAATCGTGGAAAGCTTTTTTCTACCCCGAGCAGATCACCCCCACCATGGTGGTCAAGCCCACCTGGCGCGACTACACGCCCACCTCTGGCCAACAGGTGATTGAAATCGACCCTGGCATGGCCTTCGGCACCGGATCCCATCCCACCACCGCCCTCTGCGTGCAACTGCTCGAGACATATATGCGGCCCGGACAGGCCGTTCTCGATGTGGGCACCGGATCGGGGATTCTGCTCATCGCGGCCGCCAAGTTGGGGGCCGGCCGCCTGACCGGCGTCGATTTGGATCCCGTGGCCGTAACCGTGGCGGAAGCCAATTTACGTCAAAACCACATCCCGACAGACCGATACGAGCTGCGCTGCGGCGACCTGACCGACACCATAGACGCCACCTATGATGGGGTGGTGGCCAATATCCTGGCCGACGTGATTCTCGAATTGCTCGATCGACTGGTCCCCGTCCTCAAACCGGGCGGCTGGTTGATCTGCTCCGGCATCATCCAGTCGCAACGGGATTCGGTGGCCCGCAAAATGACGGCCCGCGGCTTTCGCGTGGAAACAATCCTCGAGCGCGGCGACTGGGTGGCCCTGGCCGGGCGGTTGCGCCCGTGA
- a CDS encoding DUF401 family protein produces the protein MDVILTWIDAIPAIVRILLIFTLVLIAIKRHWSLGSAFLTGAIGMGIVFGMGPLAIARSMGGALAHPKTLSLALVVSLILVLSHTLEKSGQMARLLDAFKGMIQKPKINLVIFPALIGLLPMPGGAIFSAPMVKTLGQGHRLSAAQLSYINYWFRHIWEYWWPLYPGILLTTALANIDLWRLVVLSAPLTLVAVLAGYWPLRGAVPALEKQVRRKAILPFFKELAPIAFVIIFGVTIGSLFSGIFPAPMRPIAKEAGLVLALFIALFWVWQANRMDWTTRRNIVQNPALLKMVYMVAAILIFGGILEDSHAVDQVSDEMLRWQIPLTPITMLLPFLVGTVAGITIAFVGTTFPILISLIDTMGHHGLMLPYLMLALASGFAGVLVSPLHLCFLLSNEYFQTTLVPVYRLMRLPLLALLIGAVAYFLMLCYWMG, from the coding sequence TTGGACGTTATTCTTACCTGGATCGACGCGATTCCCGCCATCGTGCGCATTCTGCTGATCTTCACCCTGGTGCTGATCGCTATCAAACGCCACTGGTCGCTGGGCAGCGCCTTTTTGACAGGGGCCATCGGCATGGGCATCGTTTTCGGCATGGGGCCGCTGGCCATCGCACGTTCGATGGGAGGGGCGCTGGCCCATCCCAAGACCCTCAGCCTGGCGCTGGTGGTGTCGTTGATCCTGGTCCTCAGCCACACCCTGGAAAAATCGGGCCAGATGGCCCGGCTGCTCGATGCGTTCAAGGGGATGATTCAAAAGCCCAAAATAAACCTGGTGATCTTTCCGGCCCTGATCGGTCTGCTGCCCATGCCGGGTGGTGCCATTTTTTCGGCCCCCATGGTCAAGACCCTGGGCCAGGGCCATCGCCTGTCGGCAGCCCAGTTGAGCTATATCAACTACTGGTTTCGCCATATCTGGGAATATTGGTGGCCGCTCTACCCCGGGATCCTTTTGACCACGGCCCTGGCCAATATCGACCTCTGGCGTCTGGTGGTGTTATCGGCTCCGCTGACCCTGGTTGCGGTGCTTGCCGGATACTGGCCCCTGCGCGGTGCGGTGCCGGCCTTGGAAAAGCAGGTCCGGCGCAAGGCCATCCTCCCGTTTTTTAAAGAACTGGCGCCCATCGCCTTCGTCATCATCTTCGGCGTGACCATCGGATCGCTCTTTTCCGGCATTTTTCCAGCACCGATGCGGCCGATCGCCAAGGAGGCGGGACTCGTACTGGCGCTGTTCATCGCCTTGTTCTGGGTCTGGCAGGCCAATCGTATGGATTGGACCACGCGCCGCAACATCGTTCAAAATCCGGCCCTGCTCAAAATGGTTTACATGGTGGCGGCCATATTGATTTTCGGAGGCATTCTGGAAGACAGCCACGCCGTGGACCAGGTCAGCGACGAGATGCTCCGCTGGCAGATCCCCTTGACGCCCATTACCATGCTCCTGCCGTTTCTGGTGGGAACGGTGGCCGGGATCACCATCGCCTTCGTGGGCACCACGTTTCCCATTCTGATCTCGCTGATCGACACCATGGGGCACCACGGCCTGATGCTGCCCTACCTCATGCTTGCCCTGGCCAGCGGTTTCGCCGGCGTGCTCGTCTCCCCTCTGCACCTCTGTTTCCTCCTCTCCAACGAATACTTTCAAACGACCCTCGTTCCGGTGTACCGGCTCATGCGCTTGCCCTTGCTGGCCCTGTTGATCGGCGCCGTGGCCTATTTTCTGATGTTGTGCTATTGGATGGGTTGA
- a CDS encoding helix-turn-helix domain-containing protein — MPDKKRVSTGLKALDQRLDGLFIGDNVIWYDEAGSLAFPFTLNFIRESQKQHKPMVYVSFDRSPKSLMEELGPLAEYNDLTILDCFTHGKGDGSSVFANFYAQRGVQWPCRIVRTDEPWKPELVAKAIYDIHRQLTGDVRFVFESLTGMQDLWEGEENILKFYSRSCPRLYELQTIAYWIIEKGAHSHRLKAHINQIAQVAIELGVRRGKSALTILKAHKRHPDTLNKPELFWADGMAVGFDADRSMTEKIDLGGRLKSIRTRQGLSQKELAVLVGVTPSTISQIESNLIYPSLPALVKTAQVLGVEAAYFFNKNGEERKPTIFSGEGKRVQFSQMPKGSIDGRHLLPADLPAGVEPYIIEISAGRKIPSHFFTHKGEEFGYLIDGELEVTINNTVRHMGPGDVIFLTHDTPTQWRCGPERIARLLWLKIL; from the coding sequence ATGCCTGACAAGAAACGGGTTTCCACGGGATTGAAGGCCCTTGACCAGCGCCTGGACGGCCTGTTTATCGGCGACAACGTCATCTGGTATGACGAGGCCGGCAGCCTGGCTTTTCCTTTCACACTCAACTTCATCCGCGAATCCCAGAAGCAACACAAGCCGATGGTCTACGTCTCCTTCGACCGTTCGCCCAAGAGCCTCATGGAGGAGCTGGGACCGTTGGCCGAGTACAACGACCTGACCATCCTGGACTGTTTTACCCATGGCAAGGGCGACGGTTCGTCGGTCTTCGCCAACTTTTATGCACAGCGGGGCGTGCAATGGCCCTGCCGCATCGTCCGAACGGACGAACCATGGAAACCCGAGCTGGTGGCCAAGGCCATTTACGACATTCATCGGCAGCTGACGGGTGACGTGCGCTTTGTCTTCGAAAGCCTGACCGGAATGCAGGACTTGTGGGAGGGGGAAGAGAACATTTTAAAGTTCTACTCGCGATCCTGCCCGCGGCTTTACGAACTGCAGACCATCGCCTACTGGATCATCGAAAAGGGGGCCCACAGCCATCGTCTCAAAGCCCACATCAACCAGATCGCCCAGGTGGCCATCGAGCTGGGGGTGCGTCGAGGCAAGAGCGCCCTGACGATCCTCAAGGCCCACAAACGCCACCCTGACACCCTGAACAAACCGGAACTCTTCTGGGCCGACGGTATGGCCGTGGGTTTCGATGCCGACCGGTCCATGACCGAAAAAATCGACCTGGGCGGCCGCCTCAAGTCGATCCGCACCCGCCAGGGGCTCTCCCAGAAAGAGCTGGCCGTGCTGGTGGGCGTCACTCCCAGCACCATCTCCCAGATCGAAAGCAACCTGATCTATCCGTCTCTGCCCGCCCTGGTCAAAACCGCCCAGGTGCTCGGCGTGGAGGCGGCCTACTTTTTCAACAAGAACGGAGAAGAACGCAAGCCCACGATTTTCTCCGGTGAAGGCAAACGCGTTCAATTTTCCCAGATGCCCAAGGGCAGCATCGACGGCCGCCACTTGCTGCCGGCGGACCTGCCTGCCGGCGTGGAACCTTACATCATCGAAATCTCGGCCGGCCGGAAAATCCCCTCCCATTTCTTCACCCACAAGGGAGAAGAGTTCGGCTATCTGATCGATGGCGAGCTGGAGGTGACGATCAACAATACGGTGCGGCACATGGGACCCGGAGATGTGATCTTCCTGACCCACGACACGCCGACGCAGTGGAGATGCGGGCCGGAGCGTATCGCTCGGTTGTTATGGTTGAAAATCCTCTAA